One Oscillospiraceae bacterium genomic region harbors:
- a CDS encoding DUF1015 domain-containing protein: protein MSVPCFVPADILLPAANISLDPWACIAVDQFTSQPEYWQRAEELAAGKPSTLHIVLPEAYLGTPQEEERMQTIRRTMQEYRKSVLTRRVHGFVYVERTQMDGTIRQGLVGAVDLEAYDYNPGSKPAIRPSEKTVVERIPPRLKVRRGAILETPHVMMLADDEKKTLIEPIGDHKDSLPLLYDGELMLGGGHLRGWAVEDPAQIDQINAALADLADEKKFAARWPRAAGEPPMVLAVGDGNHSLATAKAYWEELKKGLTPEQQQDHPARWCLAEVCNVHSPAIEIEPIHRVVFGVTAHELYKAIDEWDKTQGDETAPSQQRFAIADQNGELLVALQNPPAPLTVGSVEAFLNDFLPSHPEAGVDYIHGSSTAMALASRPGQKAAAILLPDLAKADLFKGVVLGGVLPRKTFSMGHAEEKRYYNECRAID, encoded by the coding sequence ATGTCTGTTCCGTGCTTTGTTCCCGCTGATATTCTGCTGCCTGCCGCCAACATTTCGCTGGACCCGTGGGCCTGCATTGCGGTAGACCAGTTTACTTCCCAGCCGGAGTACTGGCAGCGCGCCGAAGAGCTGGCCGCCGGTAAGCCCAGCACGCTGCATATCGTCCTGCCCGAAGCCTACCTGGGCACCCCCCAGGAGGAAGAGCGGATGCAGACCATCCGCCGCACGATGCAGGAGTACCGCAAGTCGGTGCTGACCCGCCGCGTCCACGGCTTTGTCTATGTGGAGCGCACCCAGATGGACGGCACCATCCGCCAGGGGTTGGTAGGTGCCGTGGACCTGGAAGCCTACGACTATAACCCCGGCAGCAAACCGGCCATCCGCCCCAGCGAAAAGACGGTGGTGGAGCGCATCCCGCCGCGCCTGAAAGTACGCCGTGGTGCTATTTTGGAAACGCCCCACGTGATGATGCTGGCCGACGATGAGAAAAAGACGCTGATCGAACCCATCGGTGACCATAAAGATAGCCTGCCTCTGCTGTATGACGGCGAGTTGATGCTGGGCGGCGGCCATCTGCGCGGCTGGGCGGTGGAAGACCCCGCCCAGATCGACCAGATCAACGCCGCACTGGCCGACTTGGCCGACGAGAAAAAATTTGCCGCTCGCTGGCCCCGTGCTGCCGGTGAGCCGCCCATGGTACTGGCTGTCGGCGACGGCAACCACTCTCTGGCCACGGCCAAAGCTTACTGGGAGGAACTGAAGAAGGGCCTGACCCCCGAACAGCAGCAAGATCACCCCGCCCGCTGGTGCCTGGCCGAGGTCTGCAATGTACATAGCCCGGCCATCGAGATCGAGCCGATCCACCGTGTAGTGTTCGGTGTAACGGCCCATGAGCTGTACAAGGCCATCGATGAGTGGGACAAGACCCAGGGCGACGAGACTGCTCCGTCTCAGCAGCGCTTTGCCATTGCCGACCAGAACGGTGAGCTGCTGGTGGCCCTGCAGAATCCCCCGGCTCCCCTGACGGTGGGCAGTGTCGAAGCCTTCCTGAACGACTTCCTGCCCAGCCACCCCGAGGCCGGCGTGGACTACATCCACGGCTCCTCCACGGCCATGGCGCTGGCCTCCCGCCCCGGGCAGAAAGCCGCCGCCATCCTGCTGCCGGACCTTGCCAAGGCAGACCTGTTTAAAGGCGTGGTGCTGGGCGGTGTGCTGCCCCGCAAGACCTTCAGCATGGGTCACGCCGAAGAAAAACGCTACTACAACGAATGTCGTGCAATCGACTGA
- a CDS encoding methyltransferase domain-containing protein, translating into MTPATAAALRCPVCQGPLLQVGRTLRCPKTHSFDLAKEGYANLLPIQKKHAADPGDGKEMVRARRAFLSAGHYAPLMQALADLCADLPHGHIVDAGCGEGSYDAYLYKALGDEPAIVGFDLSKETVRLAAKLLPEAAFCVGGSFCAPVRDSWADLLLNIFSPFAGAEFRRMLRPGGHLVYAVPTARHLYGLKEVLYDHPYENEVKDTAYEGFTFVRSVEATGQLTLTGDAVQQLFAMTPYYWNTPADGAAHLQACKSLTTEIGFRYLVYQKQ; encoded by the coding sequence ATGACCCCGGCCACTGCCGCAGCCCTGCGCTGCCCGGTCTGCCAGGGGCCGCTGCTGCAGGTGGGCCGCACCCTGCGCTGCCCCAAGACTCACAGCTTTGATCTGGCCAAAGAGGGTTACGCCAACCTGCTGCCCATCCAGAAAAAGCATGCCGCCGACCCCGGCGACGGCAAGGAGATGGTGCGAGCCCGCCGCGCATTCCTCTCGGCCGGGCACTACGCCCCGCTGATGCAGGCGTTGGCGGATCTCTGTGCTGACCTGCCTCACGGCCACATCGTGGATGCTGGCTGCGGCGAGGGCAGCTATGACGCCTACCTGTACAAAGCACTGGGGGACGAACCTGCCATCGTGGGCTTCGACCTCTCCAAAGAGACCGTGCGCTTGGCGGCCAAGCTGCTGCCGGAGGCCGCTTTCTGTGTGGGCGGCAGCTTTTGTGCCCCCGTGCGGGATAGCTGGGCCGACCTGCTGCTGAACATCTTTTCCCCGTTTGCCGGGGCAGAGTTCCGCCGCATGCTGCGCCCGGGCGGACATCTGGTCTACGCCGTGCCCACCGCCCGCCACCTCTACGGGCTGAAAGAGGTCCTCTACGACCACCCCTACGAGAACGAGGTGAAGGACACTGCCTACGAGGGGTTCACCTTTGTGCGCAGTGTGGAGGCCACCGGCCAGCTGACCCTGACCGGCGATGCCGTGCAGCAGTTGTTTGCCATGACCCCCTACTACTGGAACACCCCCGCCGACGGCGCCGCGCACCTGCAGGCCTGCAAAAGCCTGACCACCGAGATCGGCTTCCGCTACCTGGTTTACCAGAAACAATAA
- a CDS encoding sigma-70 family RNA polymerase sigma factor — protein MEPSELAAVAGRYCDMIYRVALHWCGHPQEAEDATQDTLLKLCATHRTFADEEHLKSWLIRVTINHCKSRLRAPWHTRRLPLEELPDIPVFDDPAQRELYDAVLALPQAYRIVLYLFYYEDMPTKEIAAVLHISQNAVTTRLTRAREALRRAYQED, from the coding sequence ATGGAGCCGAGCGAACTGGCCGCGGTCGCAGGACGCTACTGCGACATGATCTACCGCGTGGCCCTGCACTGGTGCGGCCACCCACAGGAGGCTGAGGATGCTACCCAGGACACGCTGTTAAAGCTTTGTGCGACCCACCGCACTTTTGCAGACGAGGAGCATTTGAAAAGCTGGCTGATCCGGGTGACCATCAACCACTGCAAAAGCCGTCTGCGTGCGCCCTGGCATACCCGCCGCCTGCCGCTGGAGGAACTGCCCGACATACCGGTGTTCGACGACCCCGCCCAGCGGGAATTGTACGACGCCGTACTGGCCCTGCCACAGGCGTACCGCATCGTGCTGTACTTATTTTATTACGAAGACATGCCCACCAAGGAGATCGCGGCGGTGCTGCACATCAGCCAGAACGCCGTGACTACCCGGCTGACCCGTGCGCGGGAGGCCCTGCGCCGGGCGTATCAGGAGGATTGA
- a CDS encoding sigma-70 family RNA polymerase sigma factor: protein MQKITNDLLALAQNGDETAVAALIARMMPAIRKGAAAATAPGLDFEDAVQEGLIGLFEAMHRYDTAAGMAFASFAAACITHAQQDARRAALRKKHAPLNFSVPLPDAKELPQPGPDPEEQAIASEQYAATIERMQTELSPLERSVLLATLNGQTAAQIAQEKQLAPKAVANALARARRKLRGA from the coding sequence ATGCAAAAAATCACCAATGACCTGTTGGCTTTGGCCCAGAACGGCGATGAAACGGCTGTGGCCGCCCTCATTGCACGCATGATGCCCGCCATCCGCAAAGGTGCCGCCGCCGCGACCGCGCCGGGCTTGGATTTCGAGGATGCCGTGCAGGAAGGTCTGATCGGTCTGTTTGAGGCAATGCATCGGTACGATACCGCCGCGGGAATGGCCTTCGCGTCTTTTGCCGCCGCCTGCATCACCCACGCCCAGCAGGATGCCCGCCGCGCCGCTCTGCGCAAAAAGCACGCGCCGCTGAACTTCAGTGTGCCCTTGCCCGATGCCAAGGAGCTGCCCCAGCCAGGCCCTGACCCCGAGGAACAGGCCATCGCCAGCGAGCAGTACGCCGCGACGATCGAACGGATGCAGACCGAACTTTCCCCGCTGGAACGCAGCGTGCTGCTGGCCACCCTAAACGGCCAGACCGCCGCCCAAATCGCCCAGGAAAAGCAGCTGGCTCCCAAAGCCGTTGCCAACGCCTTGGCCCGCGCCCGCCGCAAACTGCGGGGAGCGTAA
- a CDS encoding zinc-ribbon domain containing protein: protein MFEDKTLVCKDCGKEFVWTAGEQEFYASRGFENQPQRCKACRDARKNATRGERQMFDAVCASCGKACKVPFQPREDRPVYCSECFAKMKENG from the coding sequence ATGTTCGAAGACAAGACTTTGGTATGCAAGGATTGCGGCAAGGAGTTCGTTTGGACCGCCGGTGAGCAGGAGTTCTACGCCAGCCGTGGTTTCGAGAACCAGCCCCAGCGCTGCAAGGCCTGCCGTGATGCCCGCAAGAACGCTACCCGCGGTGAGCGCCAGATGTTTGACGCTGTCTGCGCCAGCTGCGGCAAGGCTTGCAAGGTTCCCTTCCAGCCTCGCGAGGACCGTCCGGTCTACTGCAGCGAGTGCTTCGCTAAGATGAAGGAGAACGGCTGA
- a CDS encoding DUF2142 domain-containing protein: MQQNKKFLRVLCSLLAAALAAWCTVLLCRWVGYDLQERLGNTPSYEIINDDYSQIIDIPAKGLTQAMPLKAGQPFYGVRFKFSTHGQLYKSGMTMVEAYNEAGEQILFAAGNFLNIWDDTFTEFTCNEAYIPDHDETLTIRLYNESAWDGPLGVWTSEDEVSGMPLSVTDGDTLNATMAMQRVSDFTGSWPAALAARLQKPLAAAVFIAVLLAMLHAPLYLFVPAVGLALGVTFTYVTPALVAPDEYTHLAAAYELASTWSGQTAAEEDGNLLLRECDAAHFGTKTGDIGVLAYKNEAIAETSEPGSPDVLTTHSEVKAGQGSGSYLAQALGIRLARAQGKNFYTMLLYGRLANLILYLLLAALAVWLAPTSLRGLFACVALLPMPLQLAASLSPDAAVLGLVFSFTALCLRLRGEKAVWWQKILLIVLGGLTAPGKAIYLPVILLCLLIPAENLTYDGNPTVKFLGEELPGGCCIYAATLVLAFCFWLAANLNAVAYAARDMNTTVLVTAAAAAAVLLVLALAAYLKLHKRLKVFFWCKVAFAAVLVVGAVGGVYAVSHMGGGLDPDQLTMTYPNGDSIWTFSFGYICRNIPATVKLLLRTLPEQGALWLQGLLGTTLGEPIVYRIDVSWLLGVGLLLAVLAAALPRQDEPALLGRRSKAGMAGICLCVVLAVLAAALNWTPINYQTLFGLQGRYLLPILPLALLLVKSSKKLVLRGDVSHTAALCTSTLTMLTLLQGFGLYAAWQPVS; encoded by the coding sequence ATGCAACAAAATAAAAAGTTCCTGCGGGTGCTGTGCAGCCTGTTGGCTGCCGCGCTGGCGGCGTGGTGCACGGTACTGCTGTGCCGCTGGGTAGGGTATGACCTGCAGGAACGGCTGGGCAACACCCCCAGCTATGAGATCATCAACGACGACTACAGCCAGATCATCGACATCCCAGCCAAGGGCTTGACCCAGGCCATGCCGCTGAAGGCCGGCCAGCCGTTTTACGGTGTGCGGTTCAAGTTCAGCACTCACGGACAGCTGTACAAATCTGGCATGACCATGGTGGAAGCCTACAACGAGGCGGGGGAGCAGATCCTTTTTGCAGCGGGTAACTTCCTGAATATCTGGGACGATACCTTTACTGAGTTCACCTGCAACGAGGCCTATATCCCTGACCATGACGAAACGCTGACCATCCGCCTGTACAACGAATCCGCCTGGGACGGCCCGCTGGGCGTCTGGACCAGCGAGGACGAAGTATCCGGTATGCCGCTTTCGGTAACGGACGGCGACACCCTCAACGCCACCATGGCAATGCAGCGCGTCAGCGATTTTACCGGCAGCTGGCCCGCCGCGCTGGCCGCCCGGCTGCAAAAGCCGCTGGCCGCTGCCGTCTTTATCGCGGTGCTGCTGGCCATGCTGCACGCGCCACTCTACCTGTTTGTGCCTGCGGTGGGCCTGGCCCTGGGCGTGACGTTCACCTATGTTACCCCGGCGCTGGTCGCCCCCGATGAATACACCCACCTGGCTGCCGCCTACGAGCTGGCCAGTACCTGGAGCGGCCAGACCGCTGCCGAGGAGGACGGCAACCTGCTGCTGCGGGAATGTGACGCCGCCCACTTCGGCACAAAGACCGGAGACATCGGCGTCCTGGCCTACAAGAATGAGGCCATCGCCGAGACCTCCGAACCCGGCAGCCCCGATGTGCTGACCACCCACAGCGAGGTGAAAGCAGGGCAGGGCAGCGGCAGCTATCTGGCCCAGGCTCTGGGCATCCGCCTGGCGCGGGCGCAGGGCAAGAACTTTTACACGATGTTGCTCTATGGGCGGCTGGCCAACCTGATTTTGTATTTACTGCTGGCGGCGCTGGCCGTCTGGCTGGCCCCGACCAGCCTGCGCGGGCTGTTTGCCTGCGTGGCGCTGCTGCCCATGCCGCTGCAATTGGCGGCCAGCCTTTCCCCGGATGCCGCCGTGCTGGGGCTGGTGTTCAGCTTCACGGCGCTTTGCCTGCGCCTGCGGGGCGAGAAAGCTGTCTGGTGGCAGAAGATCCTGCTCATCGTGCTGGGCGGTCTGACCGCCCCCGGCAAGGCCATCTACCTGCCGGTCATCCTGCTCTGCCTGTTGATCCCGGCGGAAAACCTGACCTACGACGGGAACCCAACCGTCAAATTCCTGGGCGAAGAACTTCCCGGCGGCTGCTGCATCTATGCGGCTACGCTGGTGCTGGCGTTCTGCTTCTGGCTGGCCGCCAATCTGAATGCCGTGGCTTACGCGGCCCGCGATATGAACACCACCGTCCTGGTAACCGCTGCCGCTGCCGCTGCGGTGCTGCTGGTGCTGGCACTGGCGGCGTACCTCAAGCTGCACAAGCGCCTAAAGGTATTCTTCTGGTGCAAAGTGGCTTTTGCCGCCGTACTGGTGGTGGGCGCTGTGGGCGGCGTATACGCTGTCTCCCACATGGGCGGCGGGCTGGACCCTGACCAACTGACCATGACCTACCCCAACGGGGACTCCATCTGGACCTTCTCGTTCGGCTATATCTGTCGCAACATTCCGGCCACCGTCAAGCTGCTGCTGCGCACCCTGCCGGAACAGGGCGCTCTCTGGCTGCAAGGTCTGCTGGGCACTACCCTGGGGGAACCCATCGTCTACCGCATCGATGTCAGCTGGCTGCTGGGCGTAGGCCTGCTGCTGGCTGTGCTGGCCGCCGCCCTGCCCCGGCAGGACGAACCGGCCCTGCTGGGCCGCCGCAGCAAAGCGGGCATGGCGGGCATCTGTCTCTGCGTTGTGCTGGCTGTGCTGGCTGCCGCGCTGAACTGGACCCCCATCAACTACCAGACGCTCTTCGGCTTGCAGGGGCGCTACCTGCTGCCGATTTTGCCGCTGGCCCTGCTGCTGGTAAAAAGCAGCAAAAAGCTGGTCCTGCGCGGGGATGTCTCCCACACCGCGGCGCTCTGCACCAGCACTTTAACCATGTTGACCCTGCTGCAAGGCTTTGGCCTGTACGCCGCCTGGCAGCCGGTATCATAA
- a CDS encoding DUF1858 domain-containing protein, protein MTITKNTIIAEILNNDPTQGCVPIFLSTGMHCLGCMASHGETVEEACAVHGVDPDALVAELNDYFAHL, encoded by the coding sequence ATGACTATCACCAAGAATACCATCATCGCCGAGATTCTGAACAACGACCCCACCCAGGGCTGCGTGCCCATCTTCCTGTCCACCGGTATGCACTGCCTGGGCTGCATGGCTTCCCATGGCGAGACCGTTGAGGAGGCCTGCGCCGTCCACGGTGTTGACCCCGACGCTCTGGTCGCCGAGCTGAACGACTACTTTGCACACCTGTAA
- a CDS encoding class I SAM-dependent methyltransferase: protein MHTCNAPRLDARLAAAFAYVRPGHVAADIGCDHGKLSAALAGSGRCPLVLACDLRPGPLEKARVTCAPFGDKVQCRLGSGLEVLAPGEADDIIIAGMGAETIIEILEAAPWVFDARYNLVLVPATKHSVLRRWLARRGFALAGETLCQAAGRWYAVMNARYTGACREPDGLECLCGLTNGQPGCGDYYAQQNAKLKKYRLGLPAGQEAEAVDVLIKQMEELSCR, encoded by the coding sequence TTGCACACCTGTAATGCACCGCGGCTGGATGCCCGCCTGGCTGCTGCCTTTGCCTATGTACGGCCGGGGCATGTGGCGGCGGACATCGGCTGCGACCACGGCAAATTAAGCGCCGCACTGGCGGGCAGCGGTCGCTGCCCGCTTGTTTTGGCTTGTGACCTTCGCCCCGGCCCGCTGGAGAAAGCCCGTGTGACCTGCGCCCCCTTCGGGGACAAGGTGCAGTGCCGCCTGGGCAGCGGGCTGGAGGTGCTGGCCCCCGGCGAGGCGGACGACATCATCATCGCAGGCATGGGTGCGGAAACAATCATTGAAATTCTGGAGGCCGCCCCCTGGGTGTTTGACGCCCGGTACAATCTGGTGCTGGTGCCCGCCACCAAGCACAGTGTGCTGCGCCGCTGGCTGGCCCGCCGCGGCTTTGCACTGGCGGGGGAGACCCTTTGCCAGGCGGCAGGCCGCTGGTATGCCGTGATGAACGCCCGCTACACCGGCGCGTGCCGTGAACCGGACGGCTTAGAGTGCCTTTGCGGCCTGACGAACGGCCAGCCTGGCTGCGGGGATTACTACGCCCAGCAGAATGCTAAACTAAAAAAATACCGCCTCGGCCTGCCTGCTGGGCAGGAAGCCGAAGCGGTGGATGTGCTCATCAAACAAATGGAGGAGTTGTCATGTCGGTAA
- a CDS encoding Nif3-like dinuclear metal center hexameric protein: MSVTVQQILGLLQTLAPSELACSWDNVGLLVDVGVPVSHVLTTLDITAAVVQEAVENDCQLIVSHHPVIFDPLKHISAGDVPALLIKNNISAICMHTNLDAAPGGVNDTLADLLGMQREGRRNFAEDCGRIGPVEPTTVQQLARFCADTLHSGVRYVDCGRPITCLAEVSGAGGSYLQEAIDAGADCLVTGEAAHHIALLAKQKGVGLVVSGHWGTEHGIADVLAAHIASSFPALTVRHAAADRDPYSYLL, encoded by the coding sequence ATGTCGGTAACGGTGCAGCAAATTCTCGGGCTGCTGCAAACGCTGGCCCCGTCGGAGCTGGCTTGCAGCTGGGACAATGTGGGCCTGCTGGTGGATGTCGGTGTGCCGGTCAGCCACGTGTTGACCACACTGGACATCACGGCGGCGGTGGTGCAGGAGGCAGTGGAGAACGACTGCCAGCTGATCGTCAGCCACCACCCGGTGATCTTTGACCCGCTCAAGCATATCAGCGCAGGGGATGTGCCGGCGCTGCTCATCAAAAACAACATCTCGGCCATCTGCATGCACACCAATCTGGATGCAGCCCCCGGCGGCGTCAATGATACGCTGGCGGATCTTTTGGGTATGCAGCGGGAGGGCCGCCGCAATTTCGCCGAGGATTGCGGCCGTATCGGCCCTGTGGAACCCACTACGGTGCAGCAGCTGGCCCGCTTCTGCGCGGACACGCTGCACAGCGGCGTGCGGTACGTGGATTGCGGCCGCCCCATCACCTGCCTGGCCGAAGTCAGCGGTGCGGGCGGCAGCTACCTGCAGGAAGCTATTGATGCGGGCGCGGATTGCCTTGTCACCGGCGAGGCCGCCCACCACATCGCTCTGCTGGCTAAACAGAAAGGCGTTGGCCTGGTGGTCTCCGGTCATTGGGGCACCGAGCACGGCATCGCCGATGTGTTGGCTGCCCATATCGCCAGCAGCTTCCCGGCCCTTACCGTCCGCCACGCTGCCGCGGACCGCGACCCCTATTCCTACTTATTATAA
- a CDS encoding NFACT family protein: MSLDAATLALVAGELKTTLLDAKIDKIFEPTRDEVLMTLRTRTETHRLLLSARSGSARVCLTKESFENPLAPPGFCMLLRKHLTGGRLIDLRREPGDRIIYFDFRCTNEMGDLVVNTVAAELMGRYSNLVLVQDGRIIDALKRVDFEDSEVRQLLPGLPYTLPPKPARPDFLVTSAAAMVAAACEKDLPVAQALGKTVAGVGPVVVREAVCRALGETPALACDLTVDEKAKLAAAIDELKAEHANGGTPTAVRLPQPDGVAKPVEFSFFVPQQYGSAALLTQYPSYSELLEDYYATKDRAERLRQKSRELYKAVHNMHDRAVRKQAARREELAQSSKADTLRLYGELLQANLWAVHKGDRQVTVQNYYTGEDVTIKLDPRFGPNENAQKYFRDYKKKQTAHAMLQKLLVEGEAEIEYLATVMYEVESAPGEAALNEIRAELKSQGYLKYYKQRDRKQKPADFLRYMSGDGFEILVGRNNLQNDKLTLHTARGKDLWFHVQKAPGSHCVVMSRGEDIPDTTKQEAAELAVLHSSQNGGAKVAVDTTEVKNIWKANGAKPGMVLYEVYTTVYVTPREGLEEKLKKK; the protein is encoded by the coding sequence ATGTCTCTTGATGCTGCGACCCTGGCGCTGGTAGCCGGGGAACTGAAAACCACCCTGCTGGATGCCAAGATCGATAAGATCTTTGAGCCTACCCGAGACGAAGTGCTGATGACGCTGCGCACCCGCACAGAGACCCACCGGCTGCTGCTGTCGGCCCGCAGCGGGTCGGCCCGCGTCTGCCTGACCAAGGAGAGCTTTGAAAATCCGCTTGCGCCCCCGGGCTTCTGCATGCTGCTGCGCAAGCATCTGACCGGCGGCCGCCTGATCGATCTGCGCCGGGAGCCGGGCGACCGCATCATCTACTTTGATTTCCGCTGCACCAACGAGATGGGCGACCTGGTCGTGAACACCGTGGCGGCGGAGCTGATGGGACGCTACTCCAACCTGGTGCTGGTGCAGGACGGCCGCATCATCGATGCCCTCAAGCGTGTGGATTTTGAGGACAGCGAGGTCCGCCAGTTGCTGCCCGGTTTGCCCTACACGCTGCCGCCCAAGCCCGCCCGGCCGGACTTCCTCGTTACCAGCGCCGCCGCCATGGTGGCCGCTGCCTGCGAGAAGGACCTGCCCGTCGCCCAGGCCTTGGGCAAGACCGTGGCGGGTGTCGGCCCTGTTGTCGTGCGGGAGGCCGTCTGCCGCGCTCTGGGCGAGACCCCGGCGCTGGCCTGCGACCTGACTGTTGACGAAAAAGCCAAGCTTGCCGCCGCCATCGATGAGCTGAAGGCCGAACATGCCAACGGTGGCACCCCCACGGCGGTGCGCCTGCCCCAGCCGGACGGCGTGGCCAAGCCGGTGGAGTTCAGCTTCTTTGTGCCGCAGCAGTACGGCAGCGCCGCGCTGCTGACCCAGTACCCCAGCTACAGCGAACTGCTGGAGGACTACTACGCCACCAAGGACCGCGCCGAGCGCCTGCGGCAGAAGAGCCGTGAACTGTACAAGGCTGTGCACAACATGCACGACCGTGCCGTCCGCAAGCAGGCTGCCCGCCGCGAGGAACTGGCCCAATCCTCCAAGGCCGATACGCTGCGCCTGTACGGTGAGCTGCTGCAGGCCAACCTCTGGGCTGTACACAAGGGCGACCGCCAGGTGACCGTGCAGAACTACTACACCGGCGAGGATGTCACCATCAAGCTGGACCCGCGCTTCGGTCCCAATGAGAACGCGCAGAAATATTTCCGCGACTATAAAAAGAAGCAGACCGCTCACGCCATGCTGCAGAAGCTGCTGGTGGAGGGCGAAGCCGAGATCGAGTACCTGGCCACCGTTATGTACGAGGTGGAGTCCGCCCCCGGTGAGGCTGCGCTCAACGAGATCCGCGCAGAGCTGAAGAGCCAGGGCTATCTGAAATACTACAAGCAGCGGGACCGCAAGCAGAAACCGGCGGACTTCCTGCGGTACATGTCCGGCGACGGCTTTGAAATTTTGGTAGGCCGCAACAACCTGCAAAACGATAAGCTTACCCTGCACACCGCCCGCGGTAAAGATCTGTGGTTCCACGTGCAGAAAGCCCCCGGCAGCCACTGTGTGGTCATGAGCAGGGGAGAGGACATCCCCGATACGACCAAGCAGGAGGCCGCCGAGCTGGCCGTGCTGCATTCCAGCCAGAACGGCGGCGCCAAGGTGGCCGTGGACACCACCGAGGTAAAGAACATCTGGAAAGCCAACGGCGCCAAACCCGGCATGGTTTTGTATGAGGTTTACACCACCGTTTACGTCACCCCGCGTGAAGGGCTGGAAGAGAAGCTGAAAAAGAAGTAA
- the rpsJ gene encoding 30S ribosomal protein S10, with the protein MAVKEKIRIRLKSYDASLIDAAAQKIVETAKRTGARVSGPIPLPTDKEVVTILRAVHKYKDSREQFETRTHKRLIDILKPSNKTVEALMSLQLPAGVDIEIKL; encoded by the coding sequence ATGGCAGTCAAAGAAAAAATCAGAATCCGTCTGAAGAGCTACGATGCATCCCTGATCGATGCTGCGGCACAGAAGATCGTGGAGACCGCTAAGCGCACTGGCGCTCGCGTTTCCGGCCCGATCCCTCTGCCCACCGACAAGGAGGTCGTCACGATCCTGCGTGCTGTCCACAAGTACAAGGACAGCCGTGAGCAGTTCGAGACCCGCACTCATAAGCGTCTGATCGACATTCTGAAGCCGTCCAACAAGACGGTCGAGGCTCTCATGAGCCTGCAGCTCCCCGCCGGCGTTGACATCGAGATTAAGCTGTAA